TACAATTTCTTCATATTTCTCTTCATCTTTTTTATCAAATAGTGACATATACAACTATCCTCCTTTTTTTACTATATCAAAGAGCTAAATTTTTTAAAAGTATACACTAGTAGAGCTTATTACAGTCTTTGAAAGAGCTTAGCATCCTTCTTTTTAGTCGACTTCTTGGGAATTTTTGACATGGGGTCTGTTTATTAATTTCTCTTCACTTAGGCCTGTGACATTGATACTACCCACTCAGTGGTTCACTATTCCCACATCATTCCGTCATTAGTTCCGCGTCAGACCCACGACCGCTTCCACATGGTGGGTTTGTGGGAACATATCGACGGGTTGAACCTTACCTAGTTGATAACCCTGGTCGACAAATTTGGCCAAATCACGGGCTAGAGTGGCTGGATTACAGGAAACGTATACAATTTTTGGTGGTTGGACCTCTAAGACAGACTGGATAAAGTCTTCTGCAAGACCCTTGCGTGGTGGGTCAACCACAACGACATCGGGTTTGAGTCCCGCTTGGACCCAGTCTTGGATGACTTCTTCTGCTTTTCCAGCTTGGAAGGTCACATTATCCAGTCCATTGAGCTGAGCGTTTTCGCGGGCTTGGTTAATGGCATCAGGAACAACTTCGACCCCATAAACCTCTTTAGCGGCTTGGGCTAGGCAAAGTGAAATGGTCCCAATCCCACAATAAGCATCCACCACTACTTCATCGCCCTTGAGGTCAGCAGCTTCCAGGGCTTGATGGTAGAGTTTTTCCGCTTGGCTGGTGTTGACCTGGAAGAAGGACTTGGAGGAAATCCGGAAGGTTAGGTCAAACATGCGGTCTTCATAAAGGTCCTCGCCATAGACCACCCGTTGGTCTTGGCCCATGATAACATTGGTATTTTTCTGGTTAGAATTAATCACAATAGAAACTAGGTCAGGAAGTTCGTCTTTGAGTGTTGCGACGATTTTCTCTTCT
This genomic window from Aerococcus sp. Group 1 contains:
- the rlmD gene encoding 23S rRNA (uracil(1939)-C(5))-methyltransferase RlmD codes for the protein MAKKKWQAPVKKNQILDVTITDLTYEGMGVAKIDRYPLFIQNALVGEDCQVKVVKVLKKFAFAIVLKRYNDADSRVPLRDENGLRTGTMPLQHMAYPAQLAFKRQQVVNSLQKQGLLEKTQVLETIGMEEPWHYRNKAQIPIGQADGKLYTGFYRKGSHKLVPMTDYQIQLPGIDETLQKVLAILNQYPISAYDEDSHQGLLRHLIVRQGYYTGQVMLVIVINGKKLPEEEKIVATLKDELPDLVSIVINSNQKNTNVIMGQDQRVVYGEDLYEDRMFDLTFRISSKSFFQVNTSQAEKLYHQALEAADLKGDEVVVDAYCGIGTISLCLAQAAKEVYGVEVVPDAINQARENAQLNGLDNVTFQAGKAEEVIQDWVQAGLKPDVVVVDPPRKGLAEDFIQSVLEVQPPKIVYVSCNPATLARDLAKFVDQGYQLGKVQPVDMFPQTHHVEAVVGLTRN